The following proteins are co-located in the Dyadobacter chenwenxiniae genome:
- a CDS encoding type B 50S ribosomal protein L31 — protein MKKDIHPNYRDVVFWDLSSDFKFITRSTIETSENITWEDGKSYPVYKVEVSSQSHPFYTGKNVLVDTAGRVDKFRKRYGTQKEA, from the coding sequence ATGAAAAAAGACATTCATCCCAATTATAGAGACGTAGTTTTCTGGGATCTATCTAGCGATTTTAAATTCATTACGCGCTCTACTATAGAAACCAGCGAAAACATCACTTGGGAAGATGGCAAATCTTACCCGGTTTATAAAGTGGAGGTTTCTTCTCAGTCGCACCCTTTCTACACAGGTAAAAATGTACTTGTAGATACTGCCGGCCGTGTAGACAAGTTCAGAAAACGTTACGGAACGCAGAAAGAAGCTTAA
- a CDS encoding TIM barrel protein gives MTKINTSPSRRDFIKTSTGIVTGLAAGLTVPEIVFAKNTGPGYALQLGVFAAYDKADYLRESGCTYIEESVGNFLIPKDGDPQYAKNLQQLRDEKFPIKSYVILLPGSLKTLGPDANHEAILERTDLVLKRAKECKSQYVVFGSGASRIIPEGFDREKAKTQHIELTKKMAPLAEKYGVTIAVEPLNRGETNFINSLAEGVEIVDAVKSPRVKLLCDIFHMLKEDESPDEIVKFGKHIVHCHIAEKENRTPPGVKGDDFRAYLSALKKIGYKGGLSIECFTYTDFDKEARRGVEVLKQQLSEV, from the coding sequence ATGACTAAGATTAACACTTCCCCATCGCGCAGAGATTTCATCAAAACCTCCACAGGAATTGTGACGGGGCTTGCAGCCGGACTTACCGTGCCTGAAATCGTGTTTGCTAAAAATACCGGGCCTGGATATGCCTTGCAACTTGGCGTTTTTGCAGCTTATGATAAGGCTGATTATTTGCGGGAGTCAGGGTGTACATATATAGAGGAGTCGGTTGGGAATTTTTTGATCCCGAAAGATGGCGATCCACAATACGCTAAAAACCTGCAACAGCTTCGGGATGAGAAGTTCCCGATCAAATCCTACGTCATCTTGCTGCCGGGAAGCTTGAAAACGCTCGGGCCGGATGCCAATCATGAAGCGATTTTGGAAAGAACGGACCTTGTTTTAAAGCGTGCGAAAGAATGTAAATCACAATATGTGGTTTTTGGAAGTGGAGCTTCCCGGATCATCCCGGAGGGCTTTGACCGGGAAAAAGCAAAAACACAACACATTGAGTTAACCAAGAAAATGGCGCCGCTGGCTGAAAAATATGGCGTAACAATTGCCGTAGAGCCATTGAATCGAGGAGAAACTAATTTTATAAATAGCTTAGCAGAGGGCGTTGAAATTGTGGATGCCGTAAAAAGCCCCAGAGTGAAGCTCTTGTGCGACATTTTCCACATGTTAAAGGAAGATGAGTCACCGGATGAAATTGTGAAATTTGGTAAGCACATTGTGCATTGCCACATTGCCGAGAAAGAAAACCGCACACCGCCAGGAGTAAAAGGCGACGATTTCAGGGCTTATCTAAGTGCATTGAAAAAGATCGGTTACAAAGGCGGATTATCCATTGAATGCTTCACTTATACGGATTTCGACAAAGAAGCGCGGAGAGGCGTGGAAGTGCTGAAACAGCAATTGAGTGAAGTTTAA
- a CDS encoding ribonucleoside-diphosphate reductase subunit alpha, which produces MYVIKRDGRRESVKFDKVTARIEKLSYGLDTNYIQPIEVAKKVVSGIYDGVTTAELDNLAAETAASMTTKHPDYAILAARVAISNLHKNTLKSFSATMKRLYTYVDGKTGENASLIAKEVYEIIRQNASLLDSTIIYDRDYAYDYFGYKTLEKSYLLKVDGKIVERPQHMLMRVAIGIHQEDVQAAIETYHLLSEKWFTHATPTLFNAGTPKPQMSSCFLLTMKEDSINGIYDTLKNCALISQSAGGIGLSIHDVRATGTYIKGTNGQSNGIVPMLRVFNDTARYVDQGGGKRKGSFAIYMEPWHSDIFDFLDLKKNHGKEEQRARDLFYALWIPDLFMKRVEANDTWSLFCPHECPGLSDTHSEDFVKLYERYELEGKARKTIKAQDLWFAIMESQIETGTPYMLYKDHANSKSNQKNLGTIKSSNLCTEIIEYTAPDEVAVCNLASIALPKFIEQGPDGFMRFDHQKLYEITKVITRNLNKIIDLNYYPVPEAEKSNKRHRPIGIGVQGLADAFCLMRMPFDSDEARQLNKDIFETIYFGAMESSMELAEKLGPYETWAGSPISQGIFQFDMWNVTPESNRWDWEKLRKGVIQHGVRNSLLLAPMPTASTSQILGNNECFEPFTSNIYVRRVLSGEFVVVNKYLLKDLVRLGLWNEEMKNNLVRASGSVQAIPNIPQNVKDLYKTAWEIKQRSLLDMSADRGAFICQSQSLNIFMEEANFGKLTSMHFYAWKKGLKTGMYYLRTRAASDPVQFTLSKQAEPQIEPATVVVAEKELNYVQYAEEHAKPIVPRDNKADMQCSLDDPESCEACGS; this is translated from the coding sequence ATGTATGTAATAAAACGCGACGGTCGCCGAGAATCGGTCAAGTTCGACAAGGTCACCGCGCGCATCGAGAAATTAAGCTATGGGCTTGATACAAATTATATCCAACCCATAGAGGTCGCCAAAAAGGTTGTTTCCGGCATTTATGACGGCGTAACCACTGCGGAACTGGATAACCTTGCTGCTGAGACAGCCGCATCCATGACCACCAAGCACCCGGACTATGCGATTCTAGCAGCCCGTGTTGCAATCTCGAACCTTCATAAAAATACATTGAAGTCGTTTTCAGCAACCATGAAACGACTTTACACATATGTTGATGGCAAAACAGGTGAAAATGCTTCCTTGATCGCCAAGGAAGTTTACGAAATTATCCGTCAAAATGCGTCTCTTTTAGATTCGACCATTATATATGACCGCGATTATGCCTATGATTATTTTGGTTACAAAACCCTTGAAAAATCTTACCTATTAAAGGTTGACGGTAAAATCGTAGAAAGACCCCAACACATGCTGATGCGGGTTGCGATCGGGATTCACCAGGAAGATGTTCAGGCTGCGATTGAAACGTATCATTTGCTTTCTGAAAAATGGTTTACACACGCAACGCCAACATTGTTCAATGCAGGAACGCCGAAACCGCAAATGTCATCTTGCTTCCTGTTGACGATGAAGGAAGACAGCATTAATGGAATTTACGATACATTAAAGAATTGCGCATTGATTTCGCAATCTGCCGGTGGGATTGGTTTGAGCATTCACGATGTGCGCGCAACGGGCACTTATATTAAAGGAACGAATGGTCAATCGAATGGCATTGTCCCCATGCTTCGCGTATTTAATGATACAGCAAGATATGTGGATCAGGGAGGTGGAAAGCGTAAAGGTTCTTTTGCTATATATATGGAGCCCTGGCATTCCGACATATTTGATTTCCTTGACTTGAAGAAAAACCACGGAAAAGAAGAGCAACGCGCAAGGGATTTGTTCTATGCATTGTGGATTCCGGATCTTTTCATGAAACGTGTGGAGGCGAATGACACCTGGTCGTTATTCTGTCCGCACGAATGTCCTGGACTTTCAGATACGCACAGCGAGGATTTCGTGAAGCTTTACGAGAGATATGAACTGGAAGGCAAAGCGCGCAAAACTATAAAGGCGCAAGATCTTTGGTTCGCGATCATGGAATCGCAAATCGAGACGGGTACTCCTTATATGTTGTATAAGGATCATGCAAACAGCAAATCCAACCAGAAAAACCTGGGAACGATTAAGTCTTCAAACCTTTGCACCGAGATCATTGAATATACTGCTCCGGATGAAGTTGCGGTTTGTAATCTTGCTTCCATCGCATTGCCAAAATTCATCGAGCAAGGACCAGACGGTTTCATGCGTTTTGATCATCAGAAGTTGTACGAGATCACAAAAGTGATCACCCGCAACCTGAATAAGATCATTGACCTGAATTACTATCCAGTTCCTGAGGCAGAAAAAAGCAACAAAAGGCACCGCCCGATTGGAATCGGTGTGCAGGGATTAGCGGATGCATTCTGCCTGATGCGCATGCCTTTCGATTCGGATGAAGCACGTCAGTTGAATAAGGACATTTTCGAAACCATTTATTTCGGTGCAATGGAGTCTTCTATGGAGCTGGCGGAAAAGCTTGGTCCGTATGAGACTTGGGCCGGAAGTCCTATTTCACAAGGAATTTTTCAATTCGATATGTGGAATGTTACACCGGAAAGCAATCGCTGGGATTGGGAGAAACTGAGAAAGGGAGTTATTCAACATGGTGTTCGCAACTCGTTGCTGCTAGCGCCGATGCCTACGGCTTCTACCAGCCAGATTTTGGGTAACAATGAATGTTTCGAGCCATTCACATCTAATATATATGTAAGAAGGGTTCTTTCGGGAGAGTTTGTTGTGGTAAATAAATATTTGCTCAAAGACTTGGTAAGGCTAGGACTTTGGAACGAGGAAATGAAAAACAACCTAGTTCGAGCAAGCGGATCTGTTCAGGCTATTCCAAACATTCCGCAGAACGTTAAAGATCTGTATAAAACGGCTTGGGAAATTAAGCAGCGCAGTCTGCTCGATATGTCGGCTGACCGCGGTGCATTCATTTGCCAGTCGCAATCGCTCAACATCTTTATGGAAGAAGCGAATTTTGGTAAGTTGACTTCAATGCACTTCTACGCATGGAAGAAAGGATTGAAAACGGGAATGTACTATCTCCGCACCCGTGCAGCTTCTGATCCGGTTCAATTCACATTAAGCAAGCAAGCAGAGCCGCAGATCGAGCCTGCGACAGTTGTTGTAGCTGAGAAGGAGTTGAATTACGTTCAATATGCCGAAGAGCATGCTAAGCCAATTGTTCCAAGAGATAATAAGGCAGATATGCAATGTTCATTAGATGACCCTGAAAGCTGTGAGGCTTGTGGTTCGTAA
- a CDS encoding acyltransferase family protein, with product METASINLVTNESKVKRLASMDALRGFDMLMISGGGSFIYLLGGKTGFAWVDAISAQFVHPEWHGFTFYDFIFPLFLFLAGTSLSFSLTGGLARGISKSALLSKTFKRMLILVALGILDKNAPIDIFDLAQIRYGSVLGRIGLATFIGAILYMNFSFTSRIWIAISTLILYYLSLVAIPVPGYGAGDLSFEGNLVGWFDRNFMPGKLKQGTYDELALLTQFPAICLTLFGTIAGDILLRNQVVGNKLRQLFLCGLIGIVTGLFWDLVFPINKHLWSSSFIMLTTGMAFTMLATFYWVIDVKGFKKWAFFFQVIGMNSLVIYLAVRFIDFNASSKLLFEGFYKYAPERWHEVFNALGGFVIVWLFLYFLYRNKIFVKV from the coding sequence ATGGAAACTGCTTCAATCAATCTGGTGACGAATGAAAGCAAGGTGAAACGACTTGCTTCTATGGATGCACTACGCGGTTTTGATATGCTGATGATTTCAGGAGGCGGCTCGTTTATTTATCTATTGGGAGGAAAAACAGGGTTTGCTTGGGTTGATGCTATTTCCGCCCAGTTCGTGCATCCAGAATGGCATGGGTTTACATTTTATGATTTCATATTTCCGCTCTTTCTTTTCCTAGCTGGCACATCTCTTTCGTTTAGCTTAACGGGTGGGCTCGCCAGAGGCATTTCCAAATCAGCGCTTTTGAGTAAAACATTTAAACGAATGCTGATCCTGGTGGCATTGGGTATACTCGATAAAAATGCACCCATTGATATCTTTGATCTTGCGCAAATACGCTACGGAAGTGTGTTAGGAAGAATAGGACTTGCAACGTTCATTGGAGCTATTCTTTACATGAATTTTTCATTTACGAGCAGGATTTGGATCGCGATCTCCACATTAATACTATACTATCTGAGCCTCGTCGCGATTCCGGTTCCGGGTTACGGAGCGGGAGACCTTTCCTTTGAAGGGAACCTCGTCGGTTGGTTTGACAGAAATTTCATGCCCGGTAAACTGAAACAAGGCACTTATGATGAGCTAGCATTGCTAACTCAATTTCCTGCTATTTGTCTGACATTATTCGGAACAATTGCAGGTGATATTTTGCTTCGTAATCAGGTTGTGGGAAATAAACTGAGACAGCTTTTCCTTTGCGGACTTATCGGAATCGTTACAGGCTTGTTCTGGGATCTTGTTTTTCCAATTAACAAACATCTTTGGTCCAGTTCATTTATTATGCTGACAACGGGAATGGCATTCACAATGCTTGCCACATTCTACTGGGTCATTGACGTGAAGGGCTTTAAAAAGTGGGCTTTCTTTTTTCAGGTTATAGGCATGAATTCCTTGGTGATTTACCTGGCTGTACGGTTTATCGATTTCAACGCTTCCTCCAAATTACTTTTTGAAGGATTTTACAAATATGCGCCGGAGAGATGGCATGAGGTGTTTAACGCATTGGGCGGATTTGTTATCGTCTGGCTCTTCTTGTACTTTCTTTACCGCAATAAGATATTTGTGAAGGTCTAG
- a CDS encoding winged helix DNA-binding domain-containing protein yields the protein MTTDEIILLRLYNQQISHNPSHSPEEIVAWMGAIQAQDYVGAKWSLGLRLPNGTEADIDEAIARKAIVRTWPMRGTLHFVAADDVRWMLKLLTPRIIAGSAGRNRQLELDDATFNKSHDLLIRAMEGGKQLMRSDVYGVLENAGIPTTGQRGIHIINHLAQKQVLCLGVHNEKQATYVLLDEWVPHSKNPEGKEALAALALRYFNSHGPATLNDFVWWSGLKITDAREGLNSVTSQLERIEFENKAYWTGREHPEFNSLSSTFLLPGFDEYMLGYTDRSLILAPHYASKIVPGNNGMFMPTILVDGKVKGLWKRVIKKDTISIEMLPFEKITKARIKSLASEAKRYGKYLGKSVSLLD from the coding sequence ATGACCACTGACGAAATCATATTACTGCGCCTTTACAATCAGCAGATCTCTCACAACCCTTCCCATTCACCGGAGGAAATTGTCGCCTGGATGGGTGCCATTCAGGCGCAGGATTATGTAGGTGCTAAATGGTCTTTGGGTTTGCGCCTGCCTAACGGAACAGAAGCGGATATTGATGAAGCTATCGCAAGAAAAGCAATCGTCAGGACGTGGCCAATGCGAGGAACATTACACTTTGTTGCTGCGGACGACGTTCGATGGATGCTGAAATTGCTTACGCCAAGGATTATTGCCGGATCGGCCGGCCGCAACCGTCAACTGGAATTGGATGATGCGACTTTTAACAAAAGTCATGATTTGCTTATTCGGGCAATGGAAGGCGGTAAGCAGCTCATGCGGAGTGACGTGTACGGCGTTTTAGAGAACGCTGGCATTCCAACGACAGGCCAGCGCGGCATACATATTATTAATCATCTTGCGCAGAAACAAGTGCTTTGTCTTGGCGTGCACAATGAAAAGCAGGCAACTTATGTATTGCTAGATGAATGGGTTCCCCATTCCAAAAATCCAGAAGGTAAGGAAGCTTTGGCAGCATTAGCATTGCGTTACTTCAACAGCCACGGCCCGGCGACGCTGAACGACTTTGTCTGGTGGTCAGGATTAAAGATTACTGATGCGCGCGAAGGGCTTAATTCGGTTACATCTCAGCTCGAAAGGATCGAATTCGAAAATAAAGCGTATTGGACAGGGCGAGAACATCCTGAATTTAACTCCCTATCATCCACTTTTCTACTGCCCGGTTTTGACGAGTATATGCTCGGTTATACGGATCGTTCACTGATTTTAGCTCCCCATTATGCATCCAAAATTGTCCCTGGTAACAACGGAATGTTTATGCCTACAATCCTTGTTGACGGAAAAGTGAAAGGCTTGTGGAAGCGCGTTATAAAAAAAGACACGATTTCGATTGAGATGCTGCCCTTCGAAAAAATTACGAAGGCTAGGATCAAATCCTTAGCGTCGGAGGCAAAGCGATATGGAAAATATCTTGGCAAGAGCGTATCGCTTCTTGACTAG
- a CDS encoding 2-C-methyl-D-erythritol 4-phosphate cytidylyltransferase has protein sequence MQEYAIIVAGGSGNRMKSEVPKQFLKINGLPILMHTINAFRNYSESLKIVLVLPNSQINYWKQLCADHLFSITYTLVAGGDSRFASVKNGLKSIQGNDGLAAVHDGVRPVISKEIIAASFAKAADQGSAVTSVPLKDSIRKVEANGENAAMNRSAFQLIQTPQTFRLDWMQKAFEMGYNDQFTDCASVLEAAGYPIHLISGSYENIKITTPEDLRWAEIYLQKN, from the coding sequence ATGCAAGAATACGCTATAATCGTTGCGGGAGGAAGCGGTAATCGCATGAAGAGCGAGGTCCCGAAACAGTTTTTGAAAATAAATGGTCTCCCGATCCTGATGCACACCATCAATGCTTTCAGGAACTACTCTGAATCGTTAAAGATCGTTTTAGTGCTTCCCAATAGCCAGATAAACTATTGGAAGCAGCTTTGTGCAGATCATTTGTTTTCCATCACATATACATTAGTTGCTGGTGGCGATTCCCGCTTCGCCTCGGTTAAAAACGGATTGAAGAGCATTCAGGGAAATGATGGACTTGCTGCAGTGCATGATGGCGTAAGGCCGGTGATCAGCAAGGAAATAATTGCCGCAAGTTTTGCAAAAGCCGCTGACCAGGGCAGCGCCGTAACGAGTGTTCCGCTAAAAGATTCTATCAGGAAAGTGGAAGCAAACGGCGAAAACGCCGCCATGAACAGGAGCGCCTTCCAATTAATCCAGACCCCGCAAACATTTCGCCTGGACTGGATGCAAAAAGCATTTGAAATGGGCTATAATGATCAGTTTACGGATTGTGCCAGCGTTTTGGAAGCAGCAGGTTATCCAATTCATTTGATATCCGGTTCCTACGAAAACATAAAGATCACTACGCCGGAAGACTTGCGGTGGGCCGAAATATATCTGCAAAAGAATTAA
- the queA gene encoding tRNA preQ1(34) S-adenosylmethionine ribosyltransferase-isomerase QueA codes for MKLSEFKFDLPQSLIALHPSDRGESRLMVVHRKTGEIEHKTFANLINYFDDGDVMAINDTKVFPARLFGQKEKTGAKIEVFLLRELNREMRLWDVLVDPARKIRVGNKLYFGDSDLVAEVIDNTTSRGRTIRFLYDGDNDAFMKLVDELGETPLPPEIISRRKVETSDRERFQTIFAEHVGAVAAPTAGMHFTKAIMKRLEIKGVNFAPVTLHVGLGTFRTVDVEDLTKHKTDSENYRITQSSADIVNAAIDNKKRICAVGTTSLKAVESSVSASGHLKAVEGWTDKFVFPPYDFKIANALLSNFQLPESILLMSACAFGGFDLVMKAYELAIKEKYKFFTYGDAMLII; via the coding sequence AAACAGGAGAAATTGAACATAAAACCTTTGCTAACCTTATCAACTATTTTGATGACGGCGACGTAATGGCCATTAATGATACAAAAGTATTTCCAGCCCGTCTATTCGGACAAAAAGAAAAAACAGGCGCAAAAATTGAAGTTTTCCTTTTGCGCGAACTGAACCGTGAAATGCGCCTTTGGGACGTTTTGGTTGATCCGGCCCGTAAGATCCGTGTTGGCAACAAACTTTATTTCGGAGACAGCGACCTGGTTGCTGAGGTGATCGACAATACGACTTCCCGTGGGCGTACGATCCGTTTTTTGTATGACGGCGATAATGACGCTTTCATGAAACTGGTTGACGAGTTGGGTGAAACGCCGCTTCCTCCGGAAATTATTTCCAGACGTAAAGTTGAGACTTCGGACAGGGAGCGTTTTCAAACCATTTTTGCTGAACACGTTGGTGCAGTTGCGGCTCCAACGGCTGGAATGCACTTTACGAAGGCGATTATGAAGCGTTTGGAAATCAAAGGTGTTAACTTTGCTCCGGTAACATTGCACGTTGGGCTTGGAACATTCCGGACCGTGGATGTTGAAGATCTGACAAAACACAAAACAGATTCCGAAAACTACCGGATCACACAAAGCAGTGCTGACATTGTAAATGCAGCCATAGATAACAAAAAACGCATTTGTGCAGTTGGAACGACGTCTTTGAAAGCTGTCGAATCTTCCGTTTCCGCAAGCGGACATCTCAAAGCTGTGGAAGGCTGGACAGACAAATTCGTTTTCCCACCTTACGATTTTAAAATTGCCAATGCACTATTATCAAACTTCCAGCTTCCCGAATCGATTCTATTGATGTCGGCTTGTGCATTTGGTGGTTTTGACTTAGTGATGAAGGCTTACGAGCTTGCAATCAAGGAAAAATATAAGTTTTTCACATACGGCGACGCGATGTTGATAATTTAA